AGGCGGGCGGCTCATGCCGGTGGATGATGTTCCCCACGCTTTGCCAGATGATGACGCCACCGGCGGCCAGCAGGGAGACGGCGGAAAACAACGCGCCGAGCTGCTCCGCTTTTCCGAGGCCGTAGGGGTATTTCTCGCTGGGCGGGCGGTGCGCCACCTTCAGCGAGCACCAGACGACGAGGGAGGAAAAGAGGTCGTTGAGGGACTCGATGCCATCCGCGATGAGGGCGTAGGAATTCCCCACCACCCCGGTGACGATTTTCACCAGCGCGAGCACGGCGTTCACTGCCATGCTTTTCACGACCGTCCGCGCGGCGATGTTTTCCTGCCCGGTCATGCTTGCCGGGGAAAGGGTGGGATCTCCCGCCGGTCCGTTCAACGTGAAATGGCGATGGGGGGGATTTTTCCGGACCGGTTGTCCGGAGAGGGGCGTGGGGGCGGAACCGGTGAGACTTCCGGCTGGGGGGATGTCCATGCAGGACCAGGAAGCGGTTTGCCGGTGGCGAATCCACCCCGCCGAACCTCTCACGAGGTCCGCTGCGGGAAAGAGGCCGCCACCGCTGGCTGATTTCTCCGCCTTACTTCTGCGGGCCGTAGGCTTCGATCTCGGAAAGGAACGCGAAGGTGTTCCCGAAGTCATCCTGTGCCGCGTGGTTGGCGATGAAGGTTGCGCGGATGTAGCGGGCTTTCTTCGGTGCGAAGCGGGCTTCCGCTTTCGCCGCCTTCTTCGGCGGGAAATCATTGCGACCCACCTCGGTGAAGTTCGCGCCGTCCTCACTGACAGAGACGGCGACGGTCTTGGTGGCGCCGATGGATGGAGTGCCATAGATCACCGCCTGGATGTCCTGCACCGAGCCGAGATCCACCGTGACGGTTTTCGGGAAGGTGGCGGAAGCGTCCGTGGCATAGGCGGTGGGGGCATGGGTGCCCCAGTTGCCGTCCGTGAGGCCCAGGTCCCAGCCATAGGTGTTCGGGTGGCTGGATTTGTGCGGCTTGCCCTTCAGCAGATTGATGCCGAGGGACGGGTCAACGGGGTAGTGGGTGTAAAAGGCGCCTGCGGGCAGGCCTTCCTTGTTCATCAGGTTCGGTGAGGCGACCTGGGACCAGGCGAAGCGGACGCGGTCCGGCTTGGCGACGGCGGGATTGCTGACGAGCAGGGTCTTGCCATCGGCGGAGATGGTCGCCTCCGCGGGCTGGAACTGGGCGTCGGCTCCGGCGATCTCGAAAAGCGTGGGTGCTTTCCCATCACGGGTGGCCAGACCGCCGCCGGTGTGGTCGAAGGAAATCTCGATGCCCTTTTCCGTCACCTTGTAGCCTTTGAACAACGGCCCGGAGTGGACGAGGTCCTTCTTGCCATAGGTGTCCGCCATCGCCCACAGGAACAGGCGGCGGGCGACCTCCATCTTCTCCTGCGGGTGGATGTCCTTCGGATTGCCGATGTCGTTGGTCACGGCCATGCCGGAGTGGGGGACTTTGAGGAATGCCTGCTGCGCCCACCAGAACTGCGGGATGACCTTGTCCGCGCCCTCGTTGTAGAAGAAAGGGGCGAGCTGCACATAAAGGAACGGCGCGTCCGGCGCGCGGAACTGCTTCCGCCATCCGGCGAGCAGGGCTTCCTGCTTCAGCGTGTAGGCCATGCCTTCGCCGGAGTTCGACTCGCCCTGGTACCAGAGGAAGCCGCGGAGCGCATAGGGGACCAGGGGATGGATCATCGCCTGGTAGGTGCCGGTCTCCGCGCCGGATCCCGCCTTCAGCAGTTCCGGTCCCACGGGCATGTCGGGGACGGGAAATCCGCCGTCGATGGCTTTCTGCGCCTCATCACTCCAGGTGCGCACATCACCGACGTATTTTTTGAAAGCGTTGTCATATTCCGGGAAGCCGGGCTGCTTTTTGATCCGCTGTTCGTAAAGACCGGCGAGATCCGGCACCTCTTTGAGGCCTTCATCCGCCCACCATGGCTCGATCCGGGAACCGCCCCATGAACTGTGGATGATGCCGACCGGAACCTTGAGTTCCTCCGTCAGGAACTTGCCGAAGAAATAACCGACCGCCGAGAAATGGGTCGCGGTCTGGGGCGTCGCCTCCGTCCACTTCGCATCCACGGTTTCCTGGCGCTTGTTGCTGACCTTCTTCGGAACCTGGAACAGGCGGAGCAGGGGGACGGGGGCCTTCGCCGCCTCCGCCTTGTTTTCCGGGGTGGTGTTGTTGACGGTCCACTCCATGTTGGACTGGCCGCTGCCGAGCCATACTTCACCGACGAGGATGTTTTTCACCTCCTTCGGCGGCAGGCCTGCCTCGGTCACACCGAGCGGCCGCCCTTCCGCGCTGGTTGCCAGGGGATCGAGCGCAACCTGCCACCTGCCGCTGGCGTCCGCCGTGGTGCTTTTGGTCTGCCCGGCGAAGGTGACGGTGATTTCCTTTCCCGGAGCTGCCTTGCCCCAGACCGGGGCCGGCTTTTCACGTTGGAGCACCGCGCCATCCTGGAACAACGGGGCGAGGGTGATCTCGGCGGAAGCGAACGAGGCGGAAAGGAGGACGGCAAGCCCCCACGGAATGGATTTTGGCATAGGATCGGAATACGGAAGCCGGACGGATGATCCAGCAGGAAATATCTCCGTCCTCCGCTGGGCGGGCAGGCCTCCGCGCGGGAGGGACGGACCTGCCATGAGCAGATCCGTCCCTGACACACACACTTACACGAAATCCTGCCGCCCGGTTGTGGTCATCCACGGGCAGTCCGGGGAAACTCTAACAGATGATAGGGCGGGGATAACCCACGCGATCCCGTGGGGTGGTGCATGATGTGGGAGTGGGTGTCCGCCGCTTGGTCGGGCGATCTGCTCCGGTCGGATTGCGGAATCTTCCCATGCAGGGAACCCGGGGCGCGGGACGAATGGTGCAAGTCCTTCAAAAAAAGGCTCCTGCATCTTTGGTCTGGCATCTGCGGAATCGTGGATATGAACGAAAACCGTCCAAACCAGCCTGCGAAGCATCCCGAGAAAACCGGCGTCACCCTTTTCCTGATGGTTGGAGGCTTCCTCCTCCTCATCATGATCCTCGGGTGGATGATTGTGGCCAGCCGGTGATTCCCGCCGGATCACCGGGCTTGTGAGACAGTTGAAT
This genomic stretch from Akkermansiaceae bacterium harbors:
- a CDS encoding discoidin domain-containing protein, with the translated sequence MPKSIPWGLAVLLSASFASAEITLAPLFQDGAVLQREKPAPVWGKAAPGKEITVTFAGQTKSTTADASGRWQVALDPLATSAEGRPLGVTEAGLPPKEVKNILVGEVWLGSGQSNMEWTVNNTTPENKAEAAKAPVPLLRLFQVPKKVSNKRQETVDAKWTEATPQTATHFSAVGYFFGKFLTEELKVPVGIIHSSWGGSRIEPWWADEGLKEVPDLAGLYEQRIKKQPGFPEYDNAFKKYVGDVRTWSDEAQKAIDGGFPVPDMPVGPELLKAGSGAETGTYQAMIHPLVPYALRGFLWYQGESNSGEGMAYTLKQEALLAGWRKQFRAPDAPFLYVQLAPFFYNEGADKVIPQFWWAQQAFLKVPHSGMAVTNDIGNPKDIHPQEKMEVARRLFLWAMADTYGKKDLVHSGPLFKGYKVTEKGIEISFDHTGGGLATRDGKAPTLFEIAGADAQFQPAEATISADGKTLLVSNPAVAKPDRVRFAWSQVASPNLMNKEGLPAGAFYTHYPVDPSLGINLLKGKPHKSSHPNTYGWDLGLTDGNWGTHAPTAYATDASATFPKTVTVDLGSVQDIQAVIYGTPSIGATKTVAVSVSEDGANFTEVGRNDFPPKKAAKAEARFAPKKARYIRATFIANHAAQDDFGNTFAFLSEIEAYGPQK